Proteins from a single region of Harmonia axyridis chromosome 4, icHarAxyr1.1, whole genome shotgun sequence:
- the LOC123678818 gene encoding coiled-coil and C2 domain-containing protein 1-like isoform X4 — MKRGGGKKPNGLFNIDFDTGVNADIDENDSDLEAELMALAGNNAVKRPQRKKPIPQKNFDAMVAESMKDVPSDDDISVDENDPDLLSELNEIVGEDEVEDSSPPEVEPPSAESPPSADLELLEKRFEMYEAAEKHAKETGETSKARRYARGKNTVKDMIKQVKSGKPININDIPPEVKISKAQPAESEATPKEPNIMEIEHAEALPTPSSPEKISPEKEMDTSLPSVDENLLSLLKQRHMQYKMAALKAKKSNDVQSAVSYLKTAKQFEHVMEAVQNGQAVDISQMPGPPEVESPKVEEKMQQSTEVHESTPEENAQSPPASLGEALAQCVDFYKKQEEKAKSEENASKARRIGRIIKQFEQAIKQNKAGRPVAVDELPVPPGFPPLQGPKPAPVSTGPDASGPSSEASSPKPSAPKHQSTRNTGNQIPNSRADQQMQILLLRQKQFKQAALKAKNKGELTQAKEFLRTAKGFDKLIEAASCGLPVDFSTLPLPPDEKSQLDKEFDMVSADDCLDDDPSSTDILTRLEHQLQKQLKMCLTTRDHNKTLGDVAGTNRFERLALNVTKDLDVIRLAKKTPGAGVPKFHYENKDFSVVKSFTELTDNELEIAILRGINYNTETPKDIDTYVKFSFPWPQESPFTEKTATIKDTNNPEYDATFMVPINRTQRSCQRAFKRHAVKFEVYSKGGWFRSDTLLGTVTVKLQNLETQCELHESYDLMDGRKKTGGKLEVRMRLRHPIVTQEVEQIHEKWLVIGS; from the exons ATGAAACGAGGAGGTGGAAAAAAGCCT AACGGCTTATTCAATATTGATTTCGACACTGGTGTAAATGCAGATATTGATGAAAATGATAGTGATCTGGAAGCAGAATTGATGGCTTTAGCTGGTAACAATGCTGTCAAAAGACCACAAAGGAAAAAGCCTattccacaaaaaaattttgatgcaATGGTAGCAGAAAGCATGAAGGACGTTCCATCTGATGATGATATTTCTGTAGATGAAAACGATCCAGATTTGCTGAGTGAACTGAATGAAATTGTTG GAGAAGATGAAGTTGAAGATAGTAGTCCACCAGAGGTTGAGCCTCCAAGTGCAGAATCTCCACCCTCAGCAGATCTAGAATTATTGGAGAAGAGATTTGAAATGTATGAAGCTGCAGAAAAACATGCAAAAGAAACTGGTGAAACAAGTAAAGCTAGACGATATGCTAGAGGAAAGAATACTGTTAAGGATATGATTAAACAAGTAAAAAGTGGGAAACCAATTAATATAAATGATATTCCACCTGAAGTAAAAATTTCCAAAGCACAACCTGCTGAAAGTGAAGCAACTCCTAAAGAACCTAACATAATGGAAATTGAACATGCAGAAGCACTCCCAACACCTAGTagcccagaaaaaatatcacctgaAAAGGAAATGGATACTTCTCTGCCGTCTGTGGATGAAAATCTTTTAAGTCTCCTGAAACAAAGACACATGCAATATAAAATGGCAGCATTGAAAgcaaaaaaatcaaatgatgtTCAATCAGCAGTCAGCTATCTGAAAACAGCTAAACAATTTGAACATGTTATGGAGGCTGTCCAGAATGGGCAAGCAGTAGATATTTCTCAAATGCCTGGACCTCCAGAAGTAGAAAGTCCCAAAGTAGAAGAAAAAATGCAGCAAAGTACAGAAGTACATG AAAGTACTCCTGAGGAGAATGCACAATCTCCGCCAGCATCTCTAGGAGAAGCTCTTGCTCAATGTGTAGATTTCTATAAAAAGCAGGAGGAGAAAGCCAAATCCGAGGAAAATGCTAGTAAAGCTCGTAGAATCGGTAGAATTATCAAACAGTTTGAGCAAGCCATAAAACAGAATAAAGCGGGACGACCTGTTGCGGTGGATGAGTTACCAGTACCACCTGGTTTCCCTCCTCTACAAGGTCCTAAGCCTGCGCCAGTATCTACTGGTCCTGATGCCTCTGGACCATCATCTGAAGCGTCATCTCCTAAGCCATCAGCTCCTAAACATCAGTCAACTCGCAATACAG GCAATCAGATTCCAAACAGTAGGGCCGATCAACAAATGCAAATTCTCCTACTGAGGCAGAAACAGTTCAAGCAAGCTGCCCTGAAAGCAAAGAATAAAGGTGAATTAACGCAAGCTAAGGAGTTTCTACGCACTGCAAAAGGCTTCGATAAACTGATAGAAGCTGCTTCTTGCGGACTGCCTGTAGACTTCTCAACTTTGCCTTTGCCTCCTGATGAAAAATCGCAGCTTGATAAAGA ATTTGACATGGTCAGTGCCGATGACTGCCTAGATGATGATCCGTCCAGCACAGACATCCTCACCCGTCTCGAGCATCAACTGCAAAAACAGCTAAAGATGTGTCTCACCACCAGAGACCATAACAAAACTCTTGGAGATGTTGCCGGTACCAACAGGTTCGAACGACTCGCTCTTAACGTAACCAAAGATTTAGATGTGATAAGGTTGGCTAAAAAGACACCAGGAGCTGGCGTTCCGAAGTTTCACTATGAAAATAAAGACTTTTCAGTTGTCAAGTCATTCACAGAACTAACAGACAACGAATTGGAAATCGCTATACTTAGAGGTATCAACTATAACACTGAGACTCCGAAAGATATTGATACCTATGTGAAATTCTCGTTCCCGTGGCCCCAGGAATCCCCTTTTACCGAGAAAACTGCAACCATAAAGGACACGAATAATCCAGAATATGATGCTACTTTCATGGTGCCAATAAATAGAACTCAAAGATCTTGCCAGAGGGCTTTCAAAAGACATGCCGTTAAATTTGAAGTTTACTCCAAAGG TGGCTGGTTCAGGAGTGATACTCTGCTCGGCACTGTCACAGTCAAGTTGCAGAATTTGGAAACTCAGTGCGAGCTCCACGAAAGCTACGAT CTAATGGATGGTAGAAAGAAAACTGGAGGAAAACTAGAAGTACGGATGCGCCTTCGTCATCCAATTGTCACTCAAGAGGTGGAACAGATCCACGAAAAATGGCTGGTGATTGGTAGTTGA
- the LOC123678818 gene encoding coiled-coil and C2 domain-containing protein 1-like isoform X2, which translates to MKRGGGKKPNGLFNIDFDTGVNADIDENDSDLEAELMALAGNNAVKRPQRKKPIPQKNFDAMVAESMKDVPSDDDISVDENDPDLLSELNEIVGEDEVEDSSPPEVEPPSAESPPSADLELLEKRFEMYEAAEKHAKETGETSKARRYARGKNTVKDMIKQVKSGKPININDIPPEVKISKAQPAESEATPKEPNIMEIEHAEALPTPSSPEKISPEKEMDTSLPSVDENLLSLLKQRHMQYKMAALKAKKSNDVQSAVSYLKTAKQFEHVMEAVQNGQAVDISQMPGPPEVESPKVEEKMQQSTEVHESTPEENAQSPPASLGEALAQCVDFYKKQEEKAKSEENASKARRIGRIIKQFEQAIKQNKAGRPVAVDELPVPPGFPPLQGPKPAPVSTGPDASGPSSEASSPKPSAPKHQSTRNTGNQIPNSRADQQMQILLLRQKQFKQAALKAKNKGELTQAKEFLRTAKGFDKLIEAASCGLPVDFSTLPLPPDEKSQLDKEFDMVSADDCLDDDPSSTDILTRLEHQLQKQLKMCLTTRDHNKTLGDVAGTNRFERLALNVTKDLDVIRLAKKTPGAGVPKFHYENKDFSVVKSFTELTDNELEIAILRGINYNTETPKDIDTYVKFSFPWPQESPFTEKTATIKDTNNPEYDATFMVPINRTQRSCQRAFKRHAVKFEVYSKGCCLGASDFCCCFSGWFRSDTLLGTVTVKLQNLETQCELHESYDLMDGRKKTGGKLEVRMRLRHPIVTQEVEQIHEKWLVIGS; encoded by the exons ATGAAACGAGGAGGTGGAAAAAAGCCT AACGGCTTATTCAATATTGATTTCGACACTGGTGTAAATGCAGATATTGATGAAAATGATAGTGATCTGGAAGCAGAATTGATGGCTTTAGCTGGTAACAATGCTGTCAAAAGACCACAAAGGAAAAAGCCTattccacaaaaaaattttgatgcaATGGTAGCAGAAAGCATGAAGGACGTTCCATCTGATGATGATATTTCTGTAGATGAAAACGATCCAGATTTGCTGAGTGAACTGAATGAAATTGTTG GAGAAGATGAAGTTGAAGATAGTAGTCCACCAGAGGTTGAGCCTCCAAGTGCAGAATCTCCACCCTCAGCAGATCTAGAATTATTGGAGAAGAGATTTGAAATGTATGAAGCTGCAGAAAAACATGCAAAAGAAACTGGTGAAACAAGTAAAGCTAGACGATATGCTAGAGGAAAGAATACTGTTAAGGATATGATTAAACAAGTAAAAAGTGGGAAACCAATTAATATAAATGATATTCCACCTGAAGTAAAAATTTCCAAAGCACAACCTGCTGAAAGTGAAGCAACTCCTAAAGAACCTAACATAATGGAAATTGAACATGCAGAAGCACTCCCAACACCTAGTagcccagaaaaaatatcacctgaAAAGGAAATGGATACTTCTCTGCCGTCTGTGGATGAAAATCTTTTAAGTCTCCTGAAACAAAGACACATGCAATATAAAATGGCAGCATTGAAAgcaaaaaaatcaaatgatgtTCAATCAGCAGTCAGCTATCTGAAAACAGCTAAACAATTTGAACATGTTATGGAGGCTGTCCAGAATGGGCAAGCAGTAGATATTTCTCAAATGCCTGGACCTCCAGAAGTAGAAAGTCCCAAAGTAGAAGAAAAAATGCAGCAAAGTACAGAAGTACATG AAAGTACTCCTGAGGAGAATGCACAATCTCCGCCAGCATCTCTAGGAGAAGCTCTTGCTCAATGTGTAGATTTCTATAAAAAGCAGGAGGAGAAAGCCAAATCCGAGGAAAATGCTAGTAAAGCTCGTAGAATCGGTAGAATTATCAAACAGTTTGAGCAAGCCATAAAACAGAATAAAGCGGGACGACCTGTTGCGGTGGATGAGTTACCAGTACCACCTGGTTTCCCTCCTCTACAAGGTCCTAAGCCTGCGCCAGTATCTACTGGTCCTGATGCCTCTGGACCATCATCTGAAGCGTCATCTCCTAAGCCATCAGCTCCTAAACATCAGTCAACTCGCAATACAG GCAATCAGATTCCAAACAGTAGGGCCGATCAACAAATGCAAATTCTCCTACTGAGGCAGAAACAGTTCAAGCAAGCTGCCCTGAAAGCAAAGAATAAAGGTGAATTAACGCAAGCTAAGGAGTTTCTACGCACTGCAAAAGGCTTCGATAAACTGATAGAAGCTGCTTCTTGCGGACTGCCTGTAGACTTCTCAACTTTGCCTTTGCCTCCTGATGAAAAATCGCAGCTTGATAAAGA ATTTGACATGGTCAGTGCCGATGACTGCCTAGATGATGATCCGTCCAGCACAGACATCCTCACCCGTCTCGAGCATCAACTGCAAAAACAGCTAAAGATGTGTCTCACCACCAGAGACCATAACAAAACTCTTGGAGATGTTGCCGGTACCAACAGGTTCGAACGACTCGCTCTTAACGTAACCAAAGATTTAGATGTGATAAGGTTGGCTAAAAAGACACCAGGAGCTGGCGTTCCGAAGTTTCACTATGAAAATAAAGACTTTTCAGTTGTCAAGTCATTCACAGAACTAACAGACAACGAATTGGAAATCGCTATACTTAGAGGTATCAACTATAACACTGAGACTCCGAAAGATATTGATACCTATGTGAAATTCTCGTTCCCGTGGCCCCAGGAATCCCCTTTTACCGAGAAAACTGCAACCATAAAGGACACGAATAATCCAGAATATGATGCTACTTTCATGGTGCCAATAAATAGAACTCAAAGATCTTGCCAGAGGGCTTTCAAAAGACATGCCGTTAAATTTGAAGTTTACTCCAAAGG CTGCTGTTTGGGCGCTAGCgacttttgttgttgtttcaGTGGCTGGTTCAGGAGTGATACTCTGCTCGGCACTGTCACAGTCAAGTTGCAGAATTTGGAAACTCAGTGCGAGCTCCACGAAAGCTACGAT CTAATGGATGGTAGAAAGAAAACTGGAGGAAAACTAGAAGTACGGATGCGCCTTCGTCATCCAATTGTCACTCAAGAGGTGGAACAGATCCACGAAAAATGGCTGGTGATTGGTAGTTGA
- the LOC123678818 gene encoding coiled-coil and C2 domain-containing protein 1-like isoform X5 has translation MKRGGGKKPNGLFNIDFDTGVNADIDENDSDLEAELMALAGNNAVKRPQRKKPIPQKNFDAMVAESMKDVPSDDDISVDENDPDLLSELNEIVGEDEVEDSSPPEVEPPSAESPPSADLELLEKRFEMYEAAEKHAKETGETSKARRYARGKNTVKDMIKQVKSGKPININDIPPEVKISKAQPAESEATPKEPNIMEIEHAEALPTPSSPEKISPEKEMDTSLPSVDENLLSLLKQRHMQYKMAALKAKKSNDVQSAVSYLKTAKQFEHVMEAVQNGQAVDISQMPGPPEVESPKVEEKMQQSTEVHGNQIPNSRADQQMQILLLRQKQFKQAALKAKNKGELTQAKEFLRTAKGFDKLIEAASCGLPVDFSTLPLPPDEKSQLDKDKSQILIRFDMVSADDCLDDDPSSTDILTRLEHQLQKQLKMCLTTRDHNKTLGDVAGTNRFERLALNVTKDLDVIRLAKKTPGAGVPKFHYENKDFSVVKSFTELTDNELEIAILRGINYNTETPKDIDTYVKFSFPWPQESPFTEKTATIKDTNNPEYDATFMVPINRTQRSCQRAFKRHAVKFEVYSKGCCLGASDFCCCFSGWFRSDTLLGTVTVKLQNLETQCELHESYDLMDGRKKTGGKLEVRMRLRHPIVTQEVEQIHEKWLVIGS, from the exons ATGAAACGAGGAGGTGGAAAAAAGCCT AACGGCTTATTCAATATTGATTTCGACACTGGTGTAAATGCAGATATTGATGAAAATGATAGTGATCTGGAAGCAGAATTGATGGCTTTAGCTGGTAACAATGCTGTCAAAAGACCACAAAGGAAAAAGCCTattccacaaaaaaattttgatgcaATGGTAGCAGAAAGCATGAAGGACGTTCCATCTGATGATGATATTTCTGTAGATGAAAACGATCCAGATTTGCTGAGTGAACTGAATGAAATTGTTG GAGAAGATGAAGTTGAAGATAGTAGTCCACCAGAGGTTGAGCCTCCAAGTGCAGAATCTCCACCCTCAGCAGATCTAGAATTATTGGAGAAGAGATTTGAAATGTATGAAGCTGCAGAAAAACATGCAAAAGAAACTGGTGAAACAAGTAAAGCTAGACGATATGCTAGAGGAAAGAATACTGTTAAGGATATGATTAAACAAGTAAAAAGTGGGAAACCAATTAATATAAATGATATTCCACCTGAAGTAAAAATTTCCAAAGCACAACCTGCTGAAAGTGAAGCAACTCCTAAAGAACCTAACATAATGGAAATTGAACATGCAGAAGCACTCCCAACACCTAGTagcccagaaaaaatatcacctgaAAAGGAAATGGATACTTCTCTGCCGTCTGTGGATGAAAATCTTTTAAGTCTCCTGAAACAAAGACACATGCAATATAAAATGGCAGCATTGAAAgcaaaaaaatcaaatgatgtTCAATCAGCAGTCAGCTATCTGAAAACAGCTAAACAATTTGAACATGTTATGGAGGCTGTCCAGAATGGGCAAGCAGTAGATATTTCTCAAATGCCTGGACCTCCAGAAGTAGAAAGTCCCAAAGTAGAAGAAAAAATGCAGCAAAGTACAGAAGTACATG GCAATCAGATTCCAAACAGTAGGGCCGATCAACAAATGCAAATTCTCCTACTGAGGCAGAAACAGTTCAAGCAAGCTGCCCTGAAAGCAAAGAATAAAGGTGAATTAACGCAAGCTAAGGAGTTTCTACGCACTGCAAAAGGCTTCGATAAACTGATAGAAGCTGCTTCTTGCGGACTGCCTGTAGACTTCTCAACTTTGCCTTTGCCTCCTGATGAAAAATCGCAGCTTGATAAAGA TAAGAGTCAAATTTTGATTAGATTTGACATGGTCAGTGCCGATGACTGCCTAGATGATGATCCGTCCAGCACAGACATCCTCACCCGTCTCGAGCATCAACTGCAAAAACAGCTAAAGATGTGTCTCACCACCAGAGACCATAACAAAACTCTTGGAGATGTTGCCGGTACCAACAGGTTCGAACGACTCGCTCTTAACGTAACCAAAGATTTAGATGTGATAAGGTTGGCTAAAAAGACACCAGGAGCTGGCGTTCCGAAGTTTCACTATGAAAATAAAGACTTTTCAGTTGTCAAGTCATTCACAGAACTAACAGACAACGAATTGGAAATCGCTATACTTAGAGGTATCAACTATAACACTGAGACTCCGAAAGATATTGATACCTATGTGAAATTCTCGTTCCCGTGGCCCCAGGAATCCCCTTTTACCGAGAAAACTGCAACCATAAAGGACACGAATAATCCAGAATATGATGCTACTTTCATGGTGCCAATAAATAGAACTCAAAGATCTTGCCAGAGGGCTTTCAAAAGACATGCCGTTAAATTTGAAGTTTACTCCAAAGG CTGCTGTTTGGGCGCTAGCgacttttgttgttgtttcaGTGGCTGGTTCAGGAGTGATACTCTGCTCGGCACTGTCACAGTCAAGTTGCAGAATTTGGAAACTCAGTGCGAGCTCCACGAAAGCTACGAT CTAATGGATGGTAGAAAGAAAACTGGAGGAAAACTAGAAGTACGGATGCGCCTTCGTCATCCAATTGTCACTCAAGAGGTGGAACAGATCCACGAAAAATGGCTGGTGATTGGTAGTTGA
- the LOC123678818 gene encoding coiled-coil and C2 domain-containing protein 1-like isoform X3, with protein sequence MKRGGGKKPNGLFNIDFDTGVNADIDENDSDLEAELMALAGNNAVKRPQRKKPIPQKNFDAMVAESMKDVPSDDDISVDENDPDLLSELNEIVGEDEVEDSSPPEVEPPSAESPPSADLELLEKRFEMYEAAEKHAKETGETSKARRYARGKNTVKDMIKQVKSGKPININDIPPEVKISKAQPAESEATPKEPNIMEIEHAEALPTPSSPEKISPEKEMDTSLPSVDENLLSLLKQRHMQYKMAALKAKKSNDVQSAVSYLKTAKQFEHVMEAVQNGQAVDISQMPGPPEVESPKVEEKMQQSTEVHESTPEENAQSPPASLGEALAQCVDFYKKQEEKAKSEENASKARRIGRIIKQFEQAIKQNKAGRPVAVDELPVPPGFPPLQGPKPAPVSTGPDASGPSSEASSPKPSAPKHQSTRNTGNQIPNSRADQQMQILLLRQKQFKQAALKAKNKGELTQAKEFLRTAKGFDKLIEAASCGLPVDFSTLPLPPDEKSQLDKDKSQILIRFDMVSADDCLDDDPSSTDILTRLEHQLQKQLKMCLTTRDHNKTLGDVAGTNRFERLALNVTKDLDVIRLAKKTPGAGVPKFHYENKDFSVVKSFTELTDNELEIAILRGINYNTETPKDIDTYVKFSFPWPQESPFTEKTATIKDTNNPEYDATFMVPINRTQRSCQRAFKRHAVKFEVYSKGGWFRSDTLLGTVTVKLQNLETQCELHESYDLMDGRKKTGGKLEVRMRLRHPIVTQEVEQIHEKWLVIGS encoded by the exons ATGAAACGAGGAGGTGGAAAAAAGCCT AACGGCTTATTCAATATTGATTTCGACACTGGTGTAAATGCAGATATTGATGAAAATGATAGTGATCTGGAAGCAGAATTGATGGCTTTAGCTGGTAACAATGCTGTCAAAAGACCACAAAGGAAAAAGCCTattccacaaaaaaattttgatgcaATGGTAGCAGAAAGCATGAAGGACGTTCCATCTGATGATGATATTTCTGTAGATGAAAACGATCCAGATTTGCTGAGTGAACTGAATGAAATTGTTG GAGAAGATGAAGTTGAAGATAGTAGTCCACCAGAGGTTGAGCCTCCAAGTGCAGAATCTCCACCCTCAGCAGATCTAGAATTATTGGAGAAGAGATTTGAAATGTATGAAGCTGCAGAAAAACATGCAAAAGAAACTGGTGAAACAAGTAAAGCTAGACGATATGCTAGAGGAAAGAATACTGTTAAGGATATGATTAAACAAGTAAAAAGTGGGAAACCAATTAATATAAATGATATTCCACCTGAAGTAAAAATTTCCAAAGCACAACCTGCTGAAAGTGAAGCAACTCCTAAAGAACCTAACATAATGGAAATTGAACATGCAGAAGCACTCCCAACACCTAGTagcccagaaaaaatatcacctgaAAAGGAAATGGATACTTCTCTGCCGTCTGTGGATGAAAATCTTTTAAGTCTCCTGAAACAAAGACACATGCAATATAAAATGGCAGCATTGAAAgcaaaaaaatcaaatgatgtTCAATCAGCAGTCAGCTATCTGAAAACAGCTAAACAATTTGAACATGTTATGGAGGCTGTCCAGAATGGGCAAGCAGTAGATATTTCTCAAATGCCTGGACCTCCAGAAGTAGAAAGTCCCAAAGTAGAAGAAAAAATGCAGCAAAGTACAGAAGTACATG AAAGTACTCCTGAGGAGAATGCACAATCTCCGCCAGCATCTCTAGGAGAAGCTCTTGCTCAATGTGTAGATTTCTATAAAAAGCAGGAGGAGAAAGCCAAATCCGAGGAAAATGCTAGTAAAGCTCGTAGAATCGGTAGAATTATCAAACAGTTTGAGCAAGCCATAAAACAGAATAAAGCGGGACGACCTGTTGCGGTGGATGAGTTACCAGTACCACCTGGTTTCCCTCCTCTACAAGGTCCTAAGCCTGCGCCAGTATCTACTGGTCCTGATGCCTCTGGACCATCATCTGAAGCGTCATCTCCTAAGCCATCAGCTCCTAAACATCAGTCAACTCGCAATACAG GCAATCAGATTCCAAACAGTAGGGCCGATCAACAAATGCAAATTCTCCTACTGAGGCAGAAACAGTTCAAGCAAGCTGCCCTGAAAGCAAAGAATAAAGGTGAATTAACGCAAGCTAAGGAGTTTCTACGCACTGCAAAAGGCTTCGATAAACTGATAGAAGCTGCTTCTTGCGGACTGCCTGTAGACTTCTCAACTTTGCCTTTGCCTCCTGATGAAAAATCGCAGCTTGATAAAGA TAAGAGTCAAATTTTGATTAGATTTGACATGGTCAGTGCCGATGACTGCCTAGATGATGATCCGTCCAGCACAGACATCCTCACCCGTCTCGAGCATCAACTGCAAAAACAGCTAAAGATGTGTCTCACCACCAGAGACCATAACAAAACTCTTGGAGATGTTGCCGGTACCAACAGGTTCGAACGACTCGCTCTTAACGTAACCAAAGATTTAGATGTGATAAGGTTGGCTAAAAAGACACCAGGAGCTGGCGTTCCGAAGTTTCACTATGAAAATAAAGACTTTTCAGTTGTCAAGTCATTCACAGAACTAACAGACAACGAATTGGAAATCGCTATACTTAGAGGTATCAACTATAACACTGAGACTCCGAAAGATATTGATACCTATGTGAAATTCTCGTTCCCGTGGCCCCAGGAATCCCCTTTTACCGAGAAAACTGCAACCATAAAGGACACGAATAATCCAGAATATGATGCTACTTTCATGGTGCCAATAAATAGAACTCAAAGATCTTGCCAGAGGGCTTTCAAAAGACATGCCGTTAAATTTGAAGTTTACTCCAAAGG TGGCTGGTTCAGGAGTGATACTCTGCTCGGCACTGTCACAGTCAAGTTGCAGAATTTGGAAACTCAGTGCGAGCTCCACGAAAGCTACGAT CTAATGGATGGTAGAAAGAAAACTGGAGGAAAACTAGAAGTACGGATGCGCCTTCGTCATCCAATTGTCACTCAAGAGGTGGAACAGATCCACGAAAAATGGCTGGTGATTGGTAGTTGA